The nucleotide window GAGTAACGGAAAATGAACTCAATGGATAGCCCCTGGCAGCAAGTACTGTAAATTACTATTACTCAATCCTCTCAATTCCATTACCCGGGCCCCCCTCTCCGTATTTCCCTCATAATCACGAAGTGATAACAAATCCCCCGGCAACTCGTTATCAGCCAAGCGACGCGACATGCAAACACGTCGACGTCCCAAAATCCGCTGTTCGTCTTCAAGCTCCTTTTCAAGGGCGGGAATCACCTTCCTCTCGAACCCGAGCTTCCTATAGAGTTTTATTGCCGGAGCATTGTCCTCAAACACAAGAAGAGATATCTCACTTGCTCCACTCTTCATACTCTTCTCCATGACAAAGCGGGTAAGTTCCTCACCTATTCCCATACCCCGGTAGGTGGTCCTTACCGCAAGGTTAATGAGCCAGTGACCATCATGGGAATGGTAACGCCTTGAGCGTCCTACCAGACTGGCATATCCGATGACCTGGTCTCGTTTTCTGGCGGCAAAGTGAGTGACGCTAACACCCCTCGATCGGTTATCAGCGGACTGCTTGAAATTAAACAAATGAGAGAGATGTCGCGCGTGCCCTTCATCAAGTTCCGCTATTTCAATGCCATGCTTCAATGACCTGGCGACCCTGCGATACAGTTTGACGCATTGCATCCCCAGCAGGCCGTGTGCCAGTTGCTCTTGAACATAAGTTGAGTAACGCTTGCGGGACAACTTCTCCCCACCGGCTCCAGTTCCCACTCGCTTTGATATTCCTCCTTCTGATTCCAAAAGAAAGTTTTGCTTCAATTCCAGAACCCCAACTAATCAAACTTGCCAGGCTATAGGCATATCAAAGGCATCAGGCGGCAATAATTATTGTCTCTCGAACTATGCTTCAGTCTCATATCTTCAGCAGAGCTTGTTACTTTCCAGGTGACTAAGTACCTCGTCAATAGCCCTCTGGTCGGGTGTAAACTGAAGCTCATAACCAGGAACCTCTGT belongs to Dehalococcoidales bacterium and includes:
- a CDS encoding GNAT family N-acetyltransferase, with product MGTGAGGEKLSRKRYSTYVQEQLAHGLLGMQCVKLYRRVARSLKHGIEIAELDEGHARHLSHLFNFKQSADNRSRGVSVTHFAARKRDQVIGYASLVGRSRRYHSHDGHWLINLAVRTTYRGMGIGEELTRFVMEKSMKSGASEISLLVFEDNAPAIKLYRKLGFERKVIPALEKELEDEQRILGRRRVCMSRRLADNELPGDLLSLRDYEGNTERGARVMELRGLSNSNLQYLLPGAIH